The Lachnospiraceae bacterium KM106-2 nucleotide sequence ACAGAATCCAATTTATGAGTCTGCCATTGCAATCGTACATTCCCGTTTCAGTACGAATACAAATCCATCATGGCAGAGAGCTCATCCAAACCGCTTTATCGTACATAATGGAGAGATTAATACGATCCGTGGTAATGCAGATAAAATGTTAGCCAGAGAAGAGACCATGGAATCAAAATACTTAACAAAAGAATTTCATAAGATTCTTCCTGTTGTCAACACAGAAGGTTCTGATTCAGCAATGCTTGATAATACATTAGAGTTCTTAGTGATGAGTGGTATGGATCTTCCTCTTGCAGTTATGATCACAATTCCAGAACCTTGGAATAACACAAAGAGCATATCTCAGAATAAAAAGGATTTCTATCAATATTATGCAACGATGATGGAACCATGGGATGGCCCAGCTTCGATCCTCTTTAGTGATGGTGATCTTATGGGAGCCGTCTTAGATCGAAATGGATTACGTCCATCTCGTTACTATATTACGAAAGATGATCAGCTAATCTTATCTTCAGAGGTCGGTGCACTTGATGTAGATCCTTCAATTATTGTGAAAAAGGATCGTTTAAGACCAGGTAAGATGCTGCTTGTTGATACCGTGAAAGGTGAGCTGATCGGTGATGAGGAATTAAAAGAGAGCTATGCAGCAAGAAAGCCTTATGGTGAGTGGTTAGACGGAAATCTTGTTAATTTAAATGAATTAAAAATTCCAAATCAAAGAGTAATCGAGTATTCCAAGGAAGAGAGAGCAAGACTTCAGAAAGCTTTTGGTTACAGTTACGAAGAGATGAAGACTTCCATCCTTCCACTTGCGAAGTTAGGTAATGAGCCAATTTCCGCAATGGGTGCGGATAGTCCATTGGCCGTATTGTCTGAAAAACAGCATCCTCTGTTTAACTATTTTAGACAATTATTTGCCCAGGTTACGAATCCTCCAATCGATGCGATCCGTGAGGAAATTGTAACTTCTACAAGCGTATATATTGGAAAGGACGGTAACTTACTAGAAGAGGAAGCAGAGAACTGCCGTGTCCTTAAAGTAGATAATCCGATCCTGACAAATACGGATTTATTAAAGATCAAGACAATGAAGAGAGAAGGCTTTAAAGTAGAAGTCATTCCGATCATTTTCTATAAAAATACTTCACTTGATCGTGCCATCGATCATTTATATGTTGAAGTTGATCGGGCATATAAAGAAGGAGCAAACATCTTAATCTTATCCGATCGTGGAGTGGATGAGAATCATGTTGCAATTCCATCCTTACTTGCTGTATCTGCATTACAGCAGTATTTGGTTAAGACAAAGAAGAGAACAAGAGTTGCCATGATCCTAGAAAGTGCAGAACCAAGAGAGATCCATCATTTTGCAACGCTATTAGGTTATGGTGCATGTGCTGTCAATCCATATCTTGCACAAGAGACGATCCGTGAGTTGATCGATAATAATATGTTAGATAAAGATTATTATGCAGCAGTAGATGATTACAATAAGGCAATCTTAAAAGGTATCGTAAAGATCGCATCTAAGATGGGAATTTCAACAATTCAGTCATATCAAGGATCTAAGATATTTGAAGCAATCGGAATCAGCAAAGAAGTGATCGATAAATACTTTACCGATACCGTAAGCCGAATCGGTGGAATCACATTAAAGGATATCGAGAAGCAGGTTGATGACCTTCATACAAGAGCCTTTGATCCACTTGGACTCAATGTAGATTTAACCTTAGATAGCGTGGGAAGTCACAAGTTAAGAAGTCAGAAAGAGGAGCATCTATATAATCCTCAGACGATCCATTTGTTACAGCAGGCAACTAGAACGGGTAATTATGATACCTTTAAAGCTTATAGTAATTGCATCAATAAAGAAGAGAATCGGATCAATCTCCGTGGACTTCTTGATTTTAATTTCCCAGAGCAGGGAATCGCATTAAGCGAAGTAGAATCGGTAGATTCTATCGTACAGCGTTTTAAGACGGGAGCCATGAGCTACGGTTCTATCTCGAAAGAAGCACATGAGACGATGGCCATCGCTATGAACCACTTAAAGGGCAAGTCCAATAGTGGTGAGGGCGGTGAGAGTGACGATCGTCTTACTATTGGAAAAGATGGTTTAAATCGTTGTTCTGCCATCAAGCAGGTAGCATCAGGACGTTTTGGTGTAACAAGTAAATATCTTGTGAGTGCTAAAGAAATTCAGATTAAGATGGCACAAGGAGCAAAACCAGGAGAAGGTGGACATTTACCAGCGAAGAAAGTATATCCTTGGGTAGCCAAATGTCGTCATTCTATACCAGGGGTTGGATTAATCTCACCTCCACCTCATCATGATATTTATTCAATCGAAGATTTAGCTCAGTTGATCTATGACTTAAAGAACTCCAATAAAGATGCCAGAATCTCAGTTAAGTTAGTATCAGAAGCTGGTGTTGGAACCGTTGCAGCAGGTGTTGCAAAAGCAGGTGCAGGTGTTATCTTGATCTCAGGTTATGATGGTGGTACCGGAGCAGCACCAAGAAGCTCTATTTATAATGCCGGACTTCCTTGGGAACTTGGAGTAGCTGAGACACATCAGACATTGATGATGAATGGACTCCGTTCTCGTGTTGTGATCGAAACCGATGGAAAGCTCATGACCGGACGTGACGTATTGATCGCAGCCTTACTTGGTGCAGAAGAATATGGATTTGCGACAGCTCCATTAGTATCTATGGGATGCGTTATGATGAGAGTATGTAATTTGGATACATGTCCAATGGGCATTGCAACTCAGAATCCAGAACTTCGTAAGAATTTCAAAGGAAAACCAGAATATGTTGAGAACTTCATGCGTTTTGTAGCAGAAGAACTTCGAGAATACATGGCGAAGCTTGGAATCAAGACCGTAAATGAATTGATCGGACGTACGGATCTGTTAAAACCAAAGACGATCGTTGGAGATACCAATCCATTGATCAAGAGAATCGATCTTGAGAAGATTCTAAAGAATCCGTTTGCAAAAGAAAAGACAGGAAACAAATTTGATCCAAAACAAGTTTATAACTTTGAACTTGAGAAAACCGTTGATGAGAAAGTATTATTAAAACAGTTAAAACCAGCGATGGATGCTCATAAGCCTAAGACAGTTGAAGTTGAGATCACGAATATAGACCGAAGCCTTGGAACAATTCTTGGTTCTGAGATTACAAAACAGTTTGGAGAGACATTGGAAGACGATACGTATGTGATCAAATGTCATGGTGCAGGTGGTCAGAGCTTTGGAGCCTTCATTCCAAACGGTTTGACATTGAAATTATGTGGTGATTCTAATGACTATCTTGGTAAGGGATTATCAGGCGGTAAGATCATCGTATATCCTCCAAAAGAAGCAAACTTTAAGCCAGAGGATAATATTATTATCGGTAACGTTGCTTTATATGGTGCAACAAGTGGAAAGGTATTTATCAATGGTATTGCAGGAGAACGTTTCTGCGTACGTAATTCCGGTGTTACAGCCGTAGTCGAAGGTGTCGGCGATCATGGATGTGAATATATGACCGGTGGTCGTGTGGCGATCCTTGGTACTACCGGTAAAAACTTTGCAGCCGGTATGAGCGGTGGTATTGCATATGTACTTGATGAAGACAGCGATTTATATCGCAAGTTGAATAAAGAGATGGTATCATCCGAAGCAGTCAAAGAGAAATATGATGTGATCGAGCTTCGTGAAATGATCGAGGAACATGTAGCAGCAACGGGTTCAGCCCGTGGTAAGGAAATCTTAGCACATTTTGAAGAGTATGTTCCTAAATTCAAGAAGATCATTCCTCATGATTACCGTCGTATGCTTCAGACGATCGTTCAGATGGAAGAAAAGGGCTTAAGTTCAGAGCAGGCTCAGATTGAAGCATTTTATGCAAATACAAAAAGCAAGTAGTATCGGAAAGGAAGTGCGAAGATGGGAAAACCAACTGGGTTCATGGATTATGAACGTAAAAATAATAAAGCGATAGAACCAAAAGAACGTATAAAGAACTTTAATGAATTTCATACACCACTTTCTAAAGAGGAAAGAAAATGTCAGGGTGGCCGCTGCATGGATTGCGGCGTGCCCTTCTGCCAGTCAGGAATGATGATTGGACGTATGGTATCCGGTTGTCCGCTTAATAACTTGATCCCCGAGTGGAATGATCTAATATACACAGGAAATATGGAGCAGGCATTAAATCGTCTTCTTAAAACAAATAATTTTCCTGAGTTTACATCAAGAGTATGTCCAGCACCTTGTGAGGCAGCATGTACTTGTAACTTAAATACAGATCCAGTAACTGTCCGCTCTAATGAGAATTTTATCATTGAAAATGGATATGAGACTGGTTTGATCCAAGCGAAACCTCCAAAAGTCCGTACAGGTAAGAAAGTAGCGATCATCGGTTCTGGTCCATCCGGACTTGCAGCTGCAGATCAGCTAAATAAACGAGGCCATTTGGTTACGGTATTTGAACGGTTTGATCGGATAGGCGGTCTATTGATGTATGGAATTCCAAATATGAAGTTAGAGAAAGACATTGTAGAGCGTAAAGTAAACTTAATGAAAGAAGAGGGAGTTACTTTCGTTACCAATGCAGACGTAGGTAAGAATCTAAAAGCTTCTAAAGTATTAAAAGAATATGATACCGTTATTCTAGCATGTGGAGCATCTAACCCTAGAGATATTAAGGTCCCTGGTAGAGAGGCGAACGGAATCCACTTTGCAGTAGATTATCTTCATTCAGTTACAAAGAGTCTTTTAGATTCTGGATTTGAGGATAAACAGGCAATCAATGCAAAAGATAAGAATGTTCTGATCATTGGTGGTGGAGATACTGGGAATGACTGTGTGGGAACTGCCATTCGTCAAGGATGCAAATCTGTGATCCAACTTGAGATGATGCCAAAACCACCAGTAGAACGTGCAGAAGATAACCCATGGCCGGAATGGCCAAGAATCCTTAAGACAGATTATGGTCAAGAAGAGGCAATCGCAAAGTTTGGAAAGGATCCTCGTGTCTATGAATCAACTGTGAAAGAATTTATTGCAGATAAGAAAGGTAACTTAACGAAAGTAAAAGTAGTTAAAGTAAAGCGTATCTATAAGAAGGAAATTGATCGATTTGTTATGGAAGAGGTTGCTGGAAGCGAGTATGAGCTAGATGTGGATCTCGTATTTATTGCTGCAGGTTTCCTTGGAACTCAAAGCTATGTTGCGAAGGCATTTGGTGTGGATCTTGATGATCGTACGAATGTATATACCGTAGCAGGACAATATCAGACTAGTCGCGATCATGTATTTGTTACCGGTGATATGCATCGAGGACAGTCTTTAGTCGTATGGGCAATCCGAGAAGGACGTGAAGTTGCAAAAGTAGTCGATGCACATTTAGTTGGATATAGTAATCTAGTTTAGATAATAGTAGAGTCTAACAGGAAGGAGAAGAAAGCCTTCCTGTTTTTCTTTTATTTTATTGAAGATTCTCCCTTTACAACGTGTGAACATTTAGAATATAGTAGTATAAGAATTAGAAAGAACAGGAGAAAAAAATGACAGAAAATTGGCTGAATCAGATAAAAGAATTAAAACAGGCGGTTACTCATTCCGGTAAGTTTCATGCCGATGATGTATTTTCTACGGCATTACTTCGATATATCAATCCAGATATCCATGTAGAGAGAGTAAATGAAGTCCCAGAAGAGTTTGATGGATTGGCATTTGATATCGGAAGAGGTGAGTTTGATCATCATCAGGAAGAAAAAGTCTACCGTGAAAGCAAAACACCATATGCAGCGTTTGGTTTGTTGTGGAGAGTATTAGGAGCAGAATTGATCGGAGAAGAAGAGGCAGAGAAGTTCGATCATCGTTTTGTAGAACCATTAGATTACAATGATAACTTCGGGGATGATTATGTAATTGCAAGAATTATTAGTAATTTTAACCCTACTTGGGATTCAAATGAAAATTCTACGGATGCATTCTGGAAAGCTGTTGATTGGGCTGAAATGATCTTAAGAGCTGAGTTTGAGCAGATCTTTAGCCGTATTCGTGCGAAAGAAGAGGTTTTAGAAGCAGCCGAAAAGGCAGAAGATCAAATTATGATCTTAGAACGCTCTATGCCATGGAAGAAGCATGTGAAGGATTTAGATTTATTATATGTGATCTTCCCTTCCAATCGGGGAGGATATTGTGCACAGGCGGTGCCGATGGAAGATGGTTATCAAGAATTAAAGATGCCATTTTTAAAAGAGTGGTGTGGAAAGTCGGGAGAAGAGTTACAGGAACTTTCGGGAATCCCAACCTTGAACTTTGTTCATAGCAGTGGCTTCCTATCAGCAGCAGGAACTTTAGAGGATGCACTAGAAGCATGTAAACGATCAAAAGAATTGGGAACCTTAAATGAAGGAAAACAACCAGTATTATTAAATGTTAGTCATGGGATAAGTAGTGAGTGGTCGAAAGAACAAATAAAAGCAGCACATGCTTATGGTGAAATTATTGACTTTATGCTTCCGAAAATCGAAGGTGATATCTCGCAAGAATCGGTTGAGAATTTCATTGATGATACTGTGGCAAAGATATTAGCGACAAAGGCATCTGTTGTGTATTGTGATGGAGAGACTTATCTTACGTACGGGATTGTTAGAAAGTTGAAGAAAAAAAGAGTTACCGTTTTAGGTGCTTGTCATAATTTAAATCATGAGTTCGTTGAATTTGTTGAACTTAAATAATAATTTAAAAAATCCTACCTAGTTGAATAGGTAGGATTTTTCTTTATTTTACGAGATCAGAAAATACAAGATCTACAGCCGGCATTTCGATCGTTTTATTTAGGGAACTTACTTCTACATCACAAAGAGAGAAGAATTGTCCATATACAGTAATATTATCATCCGTTAGCAGTTTAGTTGTATCTGATGTTCTTACGTCACGAAGCAGATAATACTTTTCCGTTGCGGTACTGCTTGTATCAATACATAAGTAGTAAGTATTTTCATCAAAGAGGGTACCTTTTATGATATCTAGAATTCGCAAATTCATTTTTACATAAAGACCTTTATAGTTATCTGGTGTACGTAGAATCTCCTTGTAATCTGGTTCCGTACATAAAGGAATAAAGTCTTCTTTTTCATAATCCTTATAAGCACCAATCTTAGGAAGCTCTTTTGTATCAGCAGCTGGTGAGGTTGTAGCTGCTGGTGTTACAGATGGTTGCGCGCTAGCTTCTACCATAGGTTCTATTGTTGGTGGAGTCGTAGGTACTTCTGCTGTTGTTGAAGATGGTTTCCTATTATTAGCTGCATGAACAAGATCCGTAAAGGAATCTTGGATCGTGTAGCGATAATAGTAAATGCCAAATGCGAGTACAACTGTGAGTGCTAATAGGAAAATAGATAAGAAAAATGTCTTGATTTTTCCTCGTTTGATTTTCTTTTTACAATTTGGACAGATTTTGGCATCCTTAGGAATTAATACCCGACAGTATTTGCACTGTTTTAACTTTACATCATTAGGAATGTTAAAGGTCCCCTCATTTGAAGTAGTCGCGTTTTGTTGTGGAGGCGGACTTGCAGGTTCTTGATTTATATATTGTTCATGGATCGTGGAAGCATCGATTGGCTCAGCGTTTACTGGATTGGCATCCACTGGCGTAGCGTCCACCGGAGATTTGTAATCATCCGTTTGATTTGGATTCAATTCATTCATTTTTAGTTCCTCTTTCGTTATCGTTCTATATATTGACAACAGTTTACCACAATGATTAAGTTGTTACAAGATAAGTCATTTATGTTAAAGTCAGCATATTTTTAGAGAATCACCAAAAATCTACATAAATACCATAATTTTCATTTGTATTCGAGGAATTATCTATGCTACAATCCATATGTATTCGACAAAATAATTTATTTTTTTGTTAAAAAAAAGAGGATAAGAGGAATAGTAAAATGAGAAAAATTAAAACTTTCGTAGCTTTAACAATGGTAACTGCTGCTGTAGCTTTAACAGGATGTTCTAGCGAAAAAGCTGCATCATACACAGATGGAACTTACACTGGTACTTCTGATAAAGGACAACATGCTGGTCTTAAAGTAGAAGTAACTGTAAAAGACAGCAAA carries:
- a CDS encoding glutamate synthase [NADPH] large chain, producing the protein MQRVRENGLYDPRFEHDNCGIGAVVNIKGNKTHATVENALKIVENLEHRAGKDAEGKTGDGVGILLQISHKFFTNAVKPLGINLGGEREYGVGMFFFPQAELRRNQAKKMFEIIVEKEGLEFLGWREVPTYPDILGQKALECMPCIMQGFVKKPKEVEKGLDFDRRLYIVRRIFEQSNDNTYVVSLSSRTIVYKGMFLVKQLRSFFSDLQNPIYESAIAIVHSRFSTNTNPSWQRAHPNRFIVHNGEINTIRGNADKMLAREETMESKYLTKEFHKILPVVNTEGSDSAMLDNTLEFLVMSGMDLPLAVMITIPEPWNNTKSISQNKKDFYQYYATMMEPWDGPASILFSDGDLMGAVLDRNGLRPSRYYITKDDQLILSSEVGALDVDPSIIVKKDRLRPGKMLLVDTVKGELIGDEELKESYAARKPYGEWLDGNLVNLNELKIPNQRVIEYSKEERARLQKAFGYSYEEMKTSILPLAKLGNEPISAMGADSPLAVLSEKQHPLFNYFRQLFAQVTNPPIDAIREEIVTSTSVYIGKDGNLLEEEAENCRVLKVDNPILTNTDLLKIKTMKREGFKVEVIPIIFYKNTSLDRAIDHLYVEVDRAYKEGANILILSDRGVDENHVAIPSLLAVSALQQYLVKTKKRTRVAMILESAEPREIHHFATLLGYGACAVNPYLAQETIRELIDNNMLDKDYYAAVDDYNKAILKGIVKIASKMGISTIQSYQGSKIFEAIGISKEVIDKYFTDTVSRIGGITLKDIEKQVDDLHTRAFDPLGLNVDLTLDSVGSHKLRSQKEEHLYNPQTIHLLQQATRTGNYDTFKAYSNCINKEENRINLRGLLDFNFPEQGIALSEVESVDSIVQRFKTGAMSYGSISKEAHETMAIAMNHLKGKSNSGEGGESDDRLTIGKDGLNRCSAIKQVASGRFGVTSKYLVSAKEIQIKMAQGAKPGEGGHLPAKKVYPWVAKCRHSIPGVGLISPPPHHDIYSIEDLAQLIYDLKNSNKDARISVKLVSEAGVGTVAAGVAKAGAGVILISGYDGGTGAAPRSSIYNAGLPWELGVAETHQTLMMNGLRSRVVIETDGKLMTGRDVLIAALLGAEEYGFATAPLVSMGCVMMRVCNLDTCPMGIATQNPELRKNFKGKPEYVENFMRFVAEELREYMAKLGIKTVNELIGRTDLLKPKTIVGDTNPLIKRIDLEKILKNPFAKEKTGNKFDPKQVYNFELEKTVDEKVLLKQLKPAMDAHKPKTVEVEITNIDRSLGTILGSEITKQFGETLEDDTYVIKCHGAGGQSFGAFIPNGLTLKLCGDSNDYLGKGLSGGKIIVYPPKEANFKPEDNIIIGNVALYGATSGKVFINGIAGERFCVRNSGVTAVVEGVGDHGCEYMTGGRVAILGTTGKNFAAGMSGGIAYVLDEDSDLYRKLNKEMVSSEAVKEKYDVIELREMIEEHVAATGSARGKEILAHFEEYVPKFKKIIPHDYRRMLQTIVQMEEKGLSSEQAQIEAFYANTKSK
- a CDS encoding glutamate synthase [NADPH] small chain gives rise to the protein MGKPTGFMDYERKNNKAIEPKERIKNFNEFHTPLSKEERKCQGGRCMDCGVPFCQSGMMIGRMVSGCPLNNLIPEWNDLIYTGNMEQALNRLLKTNNFPEFTSRVCPAPCEAACTCNLNTDPVTVRSNENFIIENGYETGLIQAKPPKVRTGKKVAIIGSGPSGLAAADQLNKRGHLVTVFERFDRIGGLLMYGIPNMKLEKDIVERKVNLMKEEGVTFVTNADVGKNLKASKVLKEYDTVILACGASNPRDIKVPGREANGIHFAVDYLHSVTKSLLDSGFEDKQAINAKDKNVLIIGGGDTGNDCVGTAIRQGCKSVIQLEMMPKPPVERAEDNPWPEWPRILKTDYGQEEAIAKFGKDPRVYESTVKEFIADKKGNLTKVKVVKVKRIYKKEIDRFVMEEVAGSEYELDVDLVFIAAGFLGTQSYVAKAFGVDLDDRTNVYTVAGQYQTSRDHVFVTGDMHRGQSLVVWAIREGREVAKVVDAHLVGYSNLV